From the genome of Marixanthomonas ophiurae, one region includes:
- a CDS encoding tetratricopeptide repeat protein gives MRRTLFAFTVFLFISTIAFSQQTAALTNALVDYNKAIELYNNNQFLAAQTLFSKVKSATDEETIEGDCAYYIANCAVRLNQQDADQLMEAFMEDYPTSIKRNDAYINVANYYFENGKYSYARKWYDKVDESSLSRNEMETYNFNNGYAYFKNKRYSEAKKYFNRVSASQKYGSQAKYYLGYIAYEGGDYEQANQKFEEIKGDERYAEDLSYYQADMNFKLGDFQKAIDLGKEQYDSSSPQERSELSKIIGESYFNLGQYAEAIPYLKEYKGKRGKWNNTDYYQLGYAYYKQGDYQSAINEFNKIIDGNNSVAQNAYYHLAESYLKLDQKQQALNAFKNASEMDFSAEIKEDAFLNYAKLSYEIGNSYQSAPEVLLSFIETYPNNKNNEALQNLLIDSYITSKNYKAAMELLENNKAFENKLAYQKVAFFRGVELYNAGNYTEAKALFNKSLQEPRDAKYTARATYWKAESDYQLSDFDEASIGYKQYLQLPEAASTPEYDNARYNLAYNQFKLKNYSEAITNFKGYLESSSANGARKQDAYLRLGDSYFVTSQYWPAMENYNKAIEVGATDEDYAAFQKAISYGFVDRTEDKIEGLQNFLRTYVKSVYRDDALYELGNTYVSQNKNNEALRIYDNLVQNIPKSIYKPRALMKKALILDNTGRSNEALAIFKQVASEYPSTPEAVQAVSSAKIIYIDKGQVDQYANWVNTLDYVSVEDSELDDATYQAAEKPYLENKISQAITRFEAYLKEFPNGKNALDAHFYLGQLYFAETETEKAIPHYEYVVSREQSEFTEPALARISELYLGKNNYEKGLSYLKRLETSADSQQNIIFAQTNSMKASYELKQYAEAVNYAEKVLQNSKIDNSIQSDAQVIIARSAMKTNDEAKAKKAYAEVGKIATGELAAEALYYDAYFKRKEGSLKASNESVQRLAKDYPGYKLYGAKGLLLMAKNFYDLKDAYQATYILDSLIKNFSDFTEIVDEAKAELTKIKAAEAKTNASVETEEN, from the coding sequence ATGCGCAGAACCTTGTTTGCATTTACTGTTTTTCTATTTATTTCCACGATCGCTTTTTCACAGCAAACCGCTGCATTAACAAACGCCTTAGTGGATTACAACAAAGCGATTGAATTATATAATAACAATCAGTTTTTGGCTGCTCAAACGTTGTTTTCAAAAGTAAAATCTGCTACAGATGAAGAAACTATTGAAGGCGATTGCGCATATTATATTGCCAATTGTGCTGTCCGTTTGAACCAGCAGGATGCCGATCAATTAATGGAAGCGTTTATGGAAGACTATCCAACCAGTATCAAACGCAACGATGCCTATATTAACGTAGCCAACTATTATTTTGAAAACGGAAAATATTCGTATGCTCGCAAATGGTACGATAAAGTAGATGAAAGCAGCTTAAGTCGTAACGAAATGGAAACCTACAATTTTAATAATGGGTATGCGTATTTTAAAAATAAACGATACAGCGAAGCTAAAAAATACTTCAATCGGGTTTCTGCCTCTCAAAAATACGGTTCGCAAGCCAAATATTACTTAGGGTATATTGCATATGAAGGCGGTGATTACGAACAGGCAAATCAAAAATTTGAAGAAATTAAAGGCGATGAACGCTACGCCGAAGATTTGTCCTACTATCAAGCCGATATGAATTTTAAGTTGGGAGACTTTCAAAAAGCAATTGATTTAGGGAAGGAGCAGTACGATTCCTCAAGTCCGCAGGAACGCAGCGAACTTTCTAAAATCATTGGGGAAAGCTATTTCAATTTGGGTCAGTATGCCGAAGCCATCCCATATTTAAAAGAATACAAAGGAAAACGCGGCAAGTGGAATAATACCGATTACTACCAATTGGGCTACGCGTATTACAAGCAAGGTGATTACCAGAGCGCGATTAACGAATTTAACAAAATTATCGACGGAAATAATTCCGTAGCACAAAATGCGTATTATCATTTAGCAGAAAGCTATTTAAAGTTAGACCAAAAGCAGCAGGCGCTAAATGCGTTTAAAAATGCTTCGGAAATGGATTTTTCAGCAGAAATTAAAGAAGATGCGTTTTTAAATTATGCAAAACTGAGTTACGAAATAGGAAACAGCTACCAGAGCGCACCCGAAGTGTTGTTGTCATTTATTGAAACCTATCCAAATAACAAGAACAACGAAGCGTTGCAAAATTTGTTGATCGACTCGTACATCACTTCAAAAAATTACAAGGCAGCGATGGAGCTGTTGGAAAATAATAAGGCATTTGAAAATAAGTTAGCGTACCAAAAAGTGGCTTTTTTTCGTGGCGTAGAATTATACAATGCAGGAAATTATACCGAAGCTAAAGCATTGTTCAATAAATCCTTACAAGAACCTCGCGACGCAAAATATACAGCGAGGGCGACTTATTGGAAAGCCGAAAGCGATTATCAGCTATCCGATTTTGATGAAGCATCAATAGGTTACAAACAGTATTTACAATTACCGGAAGCAGCTTCAACTCCAGAATACGACAATGCTCGGTATAACTTAGCGTACAACCAATTCAAGTTGAAAAACTATTCCGAAGCCATTACCAATTTTAAAGGATATTTAGAAAGTTCATCGGCAAACGGTGCTCGAAAGCAAGATGCGTATTTACGATTGGGAGATAGTTATTTTGTGACGAGTCAATACTGGCCGGCGATGGAAAATTATAACAAAGCCATAGAAGTTGGTGCAACAGACGAAGATTATGCCGCATTTCAAAAAGCAATCAGTTATGGCTTTGTCGATAGAACCGAAGATAAAATTGAAGGGTTGCAAAATTTCTTACGAACGTATGTAAAATCGGTATATCGAGACGATGCATTATATGAATTGGGAAACACTTATGTATCTCAAAATAAAAACAACGAGGCATTGAGAATCTATGATAACTTGGTTCAAAATATCCCGAAAAGTATTTATAAACCAAGAGCATTAATGAAAAAAGCGTTGATTTTAGACAATACCGGACGAAGTAATGAAGCGTTGGCTATTTTTAAGCAGGTAGCTAGTGAATATCCTTCCACGCCAGAAGCTGTGCAAGCTGTTTCTTCGGCAAAAATTATTTACATAGATAAAGGGCAAGTAGATCAATATGCCAATTGGGTAAATACGTTAGATTATGTTTCGGTAGAAGATAGTGAACTTGATGATGCTACGTATCAAGCTGCTGAAAAGCCGTATTTAGAGAATAAAATCAGTCAAGCGATCACTCGTTTTGAAGCGTATTTAAAAGAATTTCCAAATGGAAAAAATGCCTTAGATGCGCACTTTTATTTAGGTCAGTTGTATTTTGCTGAAACAGAAACAGAAAAAGCCATTCCGCATTATGAATATGTGGTTTCTCGAGAACAAAGTGAATTTACAGAACCGGCTTTAGCGCGAATTTCAGAATTGTATCTGGGTAAAAATAACTACGAAAAAGGCCTTAGTTATTTAAAGCGCTTGGAGACAAGTGCCGATTCGCAACAGAATATCATCTTTGCACAAACCAATAGTATGAAAGCCAGCTACGAGCTAAAACAATATGCTGAAGCGGTTAATTATGCTGAAAAAGTACTTCAGAATTCAAAAATTGACAATAGCATTCAAAGTGATGCGCAGGTAATTATTGCCCGTTCTGCAATGAAAACCAATGACGAAGCAAAGGCTAAGAAAGCATATGCTGAGGTTGGCAAAATAGCAACCGGCGAATTAGCTGCTGAAGCATTGTATTATGATGCTTATTTTAAAAGAAAAGAAGGAAGTTTGAAAGCTTCAAATGAATCAGTGCAGCGATTGGCCAAAGATTATCCTGGGTATAAACTATACGGAGCAAAAGGATTGTTACTAATGGCGAAGAATTTTTATGATTTAAAAGATGCCTATCAAGCCACTTATATTTTAGATAGTTTGATAAAAAACTTCAGTGATTTCACGGAAATTGTAGATGAAGCCAAAGCTGAATTGACCAAGATAAAAGCTGCTGAAGCAAAAACAAATGCTTCGGTAGAAACCGAAGAAAACTAA
- a CDS encoding tail fiber protein, whose translation MKNIFFAFLILLTTLTVTAQRNPFKNLNEKNGKIGIGTEQPDELLTVKGKIHTQEVLVDLQGAVAPDYVFKHYFEGASEVMPNYQLLTLPELESYLKQHMHLPEIPSAETMENEGMSLKEMNLLLLKKVEELTIYTLQQQEEIEKLKETISED comes from the coding sequence ATGAAAAATATATTTTTTGCATTTCTCATACTACTTACAACCCTTACCGTGACCGCGCAACGCAATCCGTTTAAAAATTTGAACGAAAAAAACGGAAAAATTGGCATTGGTACCGAACAGCCAGACGAACTATTAACCGTTAAAGGCAAAATACACACCCAAGAAGTATTGGTCGATTTACAAGGCGCCGTGGCCCCCGATTATGTGTTTAAACACTATTTTGAAGGTGCTTCGGAAGTAATGCCAAACTACCAGCTTCTTACCTTACCTGAATTAGAAAGCTATCTAAAACAGCACATGCATTTACCTGAAATCCCTTCTGCTGAAACCATGGAAAATGAAGGCATGTCGTTAAAAGAAATGAACTTGTTATTACTGAAAAAGGTAGAAGAGCTTACCATTTATACGCTTCAGCAACAAGAAGAGATTGAAAAGTTGAAAGAAACAATTTCTGAAGATTAA
- a CDS encoding cell division ATP-binding protein FtsE, whose amino-acid sequence MSQPVLELKDAAIYQRENLILSDVSVRVEKGEFVYLIGKTGTGKSSFMKTLYGDLPLQEGKGEIVGYDLPTLKEKDIPFLRRKLGVVFQDFKLLNDRTVKKNLHFVLTATGWKDKKEMDAKIDEVLGKVDMKTKAFKYPYQLSGGEQQRVAIARALLNDPELILADEPTGNLDPQTSVEVMEVLQEINKNGNTILMATHDYALLLKYPSKTLKCDENQIFEVVQKTV is encoded by the coding sequence ATGTCGCAACCGGTTTTAGAATTAAAAGACGCCGCTATTTACCAACGAGAAAACCTGATCTTATCTGATGTTTCCGTACGGGTTGAAAAAGGGGAATTTGTTTATTTAATTGGAAAAACTGGAACTGGGAAGAGTAGTTTTATGAAAACCTTGTACGGCGACCTACCATTACAAGAAGGAAAAGGCGAAATTGTAGGCTACGATTTGCCTACCTTAAAAGAAAAAGACATTCCGTTTTTACGAAGAAAATTAGGGGTTGTTTTTCAAGATTTTAAATTATTGAACGACCGTACCGTAAAAAAGAACTTGCACTTTGTTTTAACCGCTACTGGCTGGAAAGACAAAAAAGAGATGGATGCCAAAATTGATGAAGTTTTGGGAAAAGTAGATATGAAAACCAAAGCGTTTAAATATCCGTATCAACTTTCTGGCGGGGAACAACAACGTGTAGCGATTGCAAGAGCTTTATTAAATGATCCAGAATTAATATTAGCCGATGAGCCAACCGGTAACTTAGACCCACAAACCAGCGTAGAAGTAATGGAAGTATTGCAGGAAATAAATAAAAACGGCAACACTATTTTAATGGCCACACACGATTATGCCTTGTTGTTAAAATACCCTTCCAAAACCTTAAAATGTGATGAAAATCAAATTTTTGAGGTGGTACAGAAGACGGTTTAG
- a CDS encoding S8 family peptidase has product MSQEKAWMYLRAQDSLFAPKFSKVDDHLVYDGNDTKLKNILQKYKIFEFKKTFKKATNKNLKKTFFVIADKKTLLTDLLQKTNHLFESGELIAPEDKKIFEPNDYGLTSTIGANKGVQVNLDYFDFLKVPKAWYYTTGSRGIVVGIADASVDTTNAEFKGKTKVFRASSLSKGHGNGVAGITAAQGDNGYGVPGVCYDCSIYATDYGHFKDLNQLLELSRAGAKVINCSWVSTRFYQTAQDAIDEMYNNGTIIVAAAGNADWSKTKGEKLYYPASYNHVISVASISYKHETIEDHTLLSKTGNYYGENIRGYLGRTLGFKDKEALTGPYNYPVSLTTLNSEVDLVAPSSGQFRISKWMFEDEIEYIWEASSPTAPLVTGTIGLMYSLYPCLPTDEVESILKLSAWNIDSIGDNMKYKGNYGAGALQTGDAVEMIYQMVSDNETVTIDNQNFSRSDFKLTTYSKKTILKDQQFTDAAMLNLTSKNQIVLSENTVLKPNAEGSIHLKIDPTLEKGCDLQLRDPSILKK; this is encoded by the coding sequence TTGTCGCAAGAAAAAGCTTGGATGTATTTACGGGCACAGGATTCTTTGTTTGCACCAAAATTTTCAAAAGTCGATGATCATTTGGTTTACGACGGAAATGATACAAAACTTAAAAATATACTTCAGAAATATAAAATATTTGAATTCAAAAAAACCTTCAAAAAAGCCACGAATAAAAATCTAAAAAAAACCTTTTTTGTAATAGCGGATAAAAAAACTTTATTGACCGATTTGCTTCAAAAAACAAATCATCTTTTTGAATCTGGCGAATTAATAGCTCCTGAAGATAAAAAAATATTCGAACCTAACGATTACGGATTAACTAGTACAATAGGAGCCAATAAAGGCGTACAAGTAAACCTGGATTATTTTGACTTTTTAAAAGTACCCAAAGCATGGTATTATACAACCGGTTCGCGTGGTATTGTCGTAGGCATAGCCGATGCTTCTGTAGATACCACAAATGCTGAATTTAAAGGAAAAACGAAAGTATTCAGAGCATCATCACTTTCTAAGGGTCACGGTAATGGAGTAGCGGGAATTACCGCTGCACAAGGAGATAACGGTTATGGCGTGCCTGGGGTTTGTTACGATTGTTCTATTTATGCAACAGATTATGGTCATTTTAAAGATCTAAATCAATTGTTAGAACTTTCCCGAGCTGGTGCCAAAGTGATAAATTGTAGTTGGGTAAGTACTAGATTCTATCAAACGGCCCAAGATGCTATTGACGAAATGTATAACAACGGAACCATTATCGTTGCAGCAGCTGGAAATGCTGATTGGTCTAAAACAAAAGGTGAAAAATTATATTATCCTGCATCTTATAACCATGTAATTTCGGTAGCATCTATAAGCTATAAACATGAAACTATCGAAGACCATACACTATTGAGCAAAACAGGAAACTATTATGGAGAAAACATTCGTGGTTATTTGGGCAGGACCTTGGGATTTAAAGATAAAGAAGCGCTCACTGGCCCATATAATTACCCTGTTTCATTAACTACTTTAAACTCTGAGGTGGATTTGGTAGCACCATCATCTGGGCAGTTCCGTATCTCAAAGTGGATGTTCGAAGATGAAATTGAATATATTTGGGAAGCCAGTTCTCCTACGGCTCCATTAGTTACAGGAACTATAGGCCTTATGTATTCTTTATACCCATGTTTACCTACAGATGAAGTGGAAAGCATTTTAAAACTTAGCGCTTGGAATATTGATAGTATTGGCGATAATATGAAATACAAAGGAAATTACGGTGCTGGTGCTTTGCAAACTGGTGATGCGGTAGAAATGATTTATCAAATGGTTTCTGATAATGAAACAGTAACGATTGATAATCAAAACTTCTCTCGGTCGGATTTCAAACTGACTACCTATTCTAAAAAAACAATCTTAAAAGACCAACAATTTACAGATGCTGCGATGCTTAATTTAACGTCGAAAAACCAAATTGTCCTTTCTGAAAACACGGTACTCAAACCCAATGCCGAAGGAAGCATTCATCTAAAAATCGATCCAACTCTGGAAAAAGGGTGTGATTTGCAACTGCGGGATCCGAGTATTTTGAAAAAGTAG
- a CDS encoding 2OG-Fe(II) oxygenase, whose protein sequence is MKTQDIANIIYNRILEDKSQLISNFEKSKDSIGYFYIDNLLPDELALRISNAFPKKEAMVLKKSLREYKHVAAQMNQYNPLLEKIIYAFQDERIVKLVGEICGIENPEPDENLYAGGISLMAEGNFLNPHLDNSHDKSRDKWRVLNLLYYVTPNWEDSYGGHLEVWPQGLDNDPITIYSRFNRLAVMATHQKSWHSVSPVTHNGERCCVSNYYFSDTPLTNEDQFHVTSFRARPGQKVKDVILQADAFLRMGVRKVFKKGITENPHVYKKDKEQ, encoded by the coding sequence ATGAAAACACAGGACATTGCAAATATAATCTATAACCGCATCTTAGAAGATAAATCTCAGCTTATTTCAAATTTTGAAAAAAGTAAAGATTCGATAGGTTATTTCTACATTGATAATTTACTACCTGATGAACTTGCCTTACGAATAAGCAATGCTTTTCCTAAAAAGGAGGCCATGGTTTTAAAGAAAAGTTTACGTGAGTATAAGCATGTAGCGGCACAGATGAATCAATATAATCCGTTGCTTGAAAAGATTATTTATGCCTTTCAAGATGAACGTATTGTAAAATTAGTAGGAGAAATATGCGGTATTGAAAACCCGGAGCCGGATGAAAACTTATATGCCGGCGGTATTTCTTTAATGGCTGAAGGTAATTTTTTAAACCCTCATTTAGATAACTCACACGATAAAAGCAGAGATAAATGGCGAGTATTGAACTTATTGTACTATGTTACGCCAAATTGGGAAGATAGTTATGGTGGGCATTTAGAAGTATGGCCACAAGGATTGGATAACGACCCAATAACCATCTACAGCCGTTTTAATAGGTTGGCCGTTATGGCTACACACCAAAAATCGTGGCATAGCGTGAGTCCGGTGACACACAATGGGGAACGTTGTTGCGTGTCCAATTACTATTTTTCAGACACTCCCTTAACTAATGAAGATCAGTTTCATGTAACTTCTTTTAGAGCCAGACCTGGTCAAAAGGTAAAAGATGTTATTCTTCAAGCTGATGCGTTTTTACGAATGGGTGTGCGAAAAGTATTTAAAAAAGGAATTACTGAAAACCCACACGTCTATAAAAAAGATAAAGAGCAGTAA
- a CDS encoding glycosyltransferase family 2 protein produces MISILIPTYNYNIVKLVTNLHGQCTEQPIDYEILVLDDYSSNKEIKNHNRIINNLDKCRYIESKENRGRTASREHLANEATYNWLLFLDADVMPKYEDFMNRFIENLNKAQLIFGGITYAETKPSADLMLRWKYGHSRESLTVLQRDKTPYLSINSGCFLIEKEPFVSVNKHLAFKSYGLDNLFKQLLEKREVSVLHIDNPVYHLGLEKNTVFIKKSLESVETTILLEKKGLIKSDLRPIQKTYLKSKKYGILPLFRKIITLFEKQLISNFNSKNPSLFLFDLYRLYYYDKLKRNA; encoded by the coding sequence ATGATTTCAATACTCATTCCCACATATAATTATAACATTGTAAAGTTGGTTACCAACTTGCATGGGCAATGCACCGAACAACCAATCGATTATGAAATCCTTGTTTTAGATGATTATTCTTCAAATAAGGAAATAAAAAACCATAACCGAATTATAAACAATCTAGACAAGTGTCGGTATATTGAAAGTAAAGAAAATAGGGGACGGACCGCTTCAAGGGAACATTTAGCAAATGAAGCTACGTATAATTGGTTGTTGTTTTTAGATGCCGATGTAATGCCTAAATACGAAGATTTTATGAACCGCTTTATTGAAAATTTGAATAAAGCTCAACTTATTTTTGGAGGGATAACCTATGCTGAAACAAAGCCTAGTGCAGATCTCATGCTACGTTGGAAATATGGACATTCTAGGGAATCATTAACCGTTTTACAACGAGATAAAACCCCTTATCTTTCGATTAATTCAGGATGTTTTTTAATTGAAAAGGAACCCTTTGTTTCAGTAAACAAGCATCTTGCTTTTAAAAGTTATGGACTTGATAATTTATTTAAACAGCTGTTAGAAAAGAGAGAAGTGAGTGTTCTTCATATTGATAACCCTGTATACCATTTAGGGTTAGAAAAAAACACGGTTTTTATAAAAAAATCGTTAGAATCTGTGGAAACCACCATTTTATTAGAAAAAAAAGGGTTGATAAAATCAGATTTGAGACCCATTCAAAAAACATATTTAAAAAGTAAAAAGTACGGGATTTTACCTCTTTTTAGAAAAATTATAACTCTTTTTGAAAAGCAATTGATTTCAAATTTCAACTCTAAAAATCCATCGTTATTTTTATTTGATTTGTATCGCTTGTATTATTATGATAAATTGAAAAGAAATGCCTAA
- a CDS encoding glycosyltransferase family A protein, with the protein MPKFSVIIPLYNKERDIQKTLDSLLSQSFTDFEAIIVNDGSTDKSEHVVKAVKDTRINYFSKKNEGVGPTRNYGVEKATAEYIVFLDADDYWYPFHLENINNITEKFPEAKWFATAYNKKHNKNLTTSMISPILKKGEGWIGLVDDYFKNSLADALAWTSAVGMKKGFFEMLNGFDTSITHGAGEDTDLWLRAALASPLAFSTKISATHNLDGSNRISHTNTLKRTYMNLDTYEAEALKNPFLKRYLDLNRYSLAIQYKLAGDSAAFKKYATAIDLKNLNAKQRKLLKQPATVLKLLVKSKVLFEKFGLRLTAYK; encoded by the coding sequence ATGCCTAAGTTTTCAGTAATCATACCGCTTTACAATAAAGAACGGGACATCCAAAAGACATTGGATAGTCTCTTGTCTCAATCGTTTACCGATTTTGAAGCGATTATTGTGAATGATGGTTCGACCGATAAAAGTGAACACGTAGTAAAAGCTGTTAAGGACACTAGAATTAACTATTTCAGTAAAAAAAATGAAGGTGTAGGCCCCACTCGAAACTACGGCGTAGAAAAAGCCACAGCAGAATATATTGTTTTTTTAGATGCCGATGATTATTGGTATCCGTTTCATCTAGAAAACATAAATAATATTACCGAAAAGTTCCCAGAAGCGAAGTGGTTTGCTACCGCTTATAATAAAAAACACAATAAAAACTTAACCACTTCTATGATTTCTCCTATTTTAAAAAAAGGTGAAGGTTGGATAGGTTTGGTTGACGATTACTTTAAAAACAGTTTAGCTGATGCCCTAGCTTGGACTTCCGCCGTTGGGATGAAGAAAGGTTTTTTTGAAATGCTAAATGGTTTTGATACCTCCATTACCCACGGAGCCGGAGAGGATACCGATCTTTGGTTGCGGGCAGCATTAGCTTCTCCGTTGGCTTTTTCTACAAAAATTTCAGCTACGCATAATCTAGACGGAAGCAATCGAATTTCGCATACCAATACCTTAAAGCGCACGTATATGAACTTGGATACATACGAGGCTGAAGCCCTAAAAAACCCTTTTCTTAAACGGTATTTAGACCTAAACCGCTATTCGTTGGCCATTCAATATAAGCTGGCCGGAGATAGTGCTGCTTTTAAAAAATATGCAACAGCAATAGACCTAAAAAATTTGAATGCTAAACAACGTAAATTACTTAAACAACCTGCAACTGTATTAAAACTACTAGTTAAAAGCAAAGTGCTGTTCGAAAAGTTTGGACTTCGGTTAACGGCTTACAAATAA
- a CDS encoding sugar 3,4-ketoisomerase: MKSSIIDIPKIVDKEGRGNLSVIEKDVLPYSVKRVYYLYDVPSDSSRGGHAHKEQLEFLIAVSGSFDVILDDGSEKKKVTLNKPNKGLLIDTKTWRELENFSSGSVCIVLSSGEFDEADYIREYEDFKLFVSR, from the coding sequence TTGAAAAGTAGCATAATCGACATTCCAAAAATAGTAGATAAAGAAGGAAGAGGAAATCTTTCCGTAATAGAAAAAGATGTATTGCCGTATTCGGTAAAACGGGTCTATTATTTGTATGATGTTCCTAGTGATTCTAGTCGCGGCGGACATGCACACAAAGAGCAGTTGGAGTTTTTAATTGCGGTAAGCGGTAGTTTTGACGTAATCCTTGACGATGGAAGCGAAAAGAAAAAGGTGACCTTGAACAAACCTAACAAAGGGTTGTTAATCGACACTAAAACTTGGCGAGAGCTTGAAAACTTTTCTTCGGGTTCGGTATGTATTGTATTGTCTTCTGGCGAATTTGATGAGGCCGATTATATTAGGGAGTATGAAGATTTTAAATTATTTGTAAGCCGTTAA
- a CDS encoding glycosyltransferase produces MASKQPSTKIKVCLVAISLGRGGAERATALLSRMLHKKGFNVSIAILNDMVDYPYEGKLFNLGALKTEPDTLSKRLARFKKLKAFFKEEQFDYIIDTRSRGSAAKDLFYLHYLYKKQRIIYVVHSFNIFQYFPKQQWLAKKMINKAEAVVGVSKAISEKINTEFETNKAITIYNPSEPFSEKETENPFSEKYILYLGRIEEKVKNFTLLLEGYKASKLSGGNIYLKIVGDGPDVDFIQQKIQEMGLSETVTLYPFTPAILPYVKNALYLTLTSRYEGFPMVLIEALSVGTPVLSVHCESGPDEIIVNKNNGLLIENHSVEALSEAMNTLAFDEDLYKTCKESAPESISHLTMDAIAEKWATVLKNKHL; encoded by the coding sequence ATGGCCAGTAAGCAACCGTCTACAAAAATTAAAGTCTGTTTGGTGGCTATTTCATTGGGAAGAGGAGGAGCAGAGCGTGCCACAGCGTTACTGTCCAGAATGCTTCATAAAAAGGGTTTTAATGTCTCCATTGCTATCTTAAACGATATGGTGGATTATCCGTACGAAGGAAAATTATTCAATCTAGGAGCATTGAAAACAGAACCAGATACGCTTTCAAAACGATTGGCGCGGTTTAAAAAACTAAAAGCTTTTTTTAAAGAAGAACAGTTTGATTATATAATTGACACCCGCAGTAGAGGCTCAGCAGCCAAAGATTTGTTTTACCTTCACTATTTGTATAAAAAACAGCGAATTATTTATGTGGTGCATAGCTTTAATATTTTTCAGTATTTTCCGAAACAGCAATGGCTTGCAAAGAAAATGATTAATAAAGCAGAAGCTGTGGTTGGGGTTTCAAAAGCTATTTCAGAAAAAATAAATACTGAATTTGAAACTAATAAAGCTATAACTATTTACAACCCTTCTGAACCCTTTTCTGAAAAGGAAACTGAAAATCCTTTTTCAGAAAAATACATTCTCTATTTGGGGCGTATCGAAGAGAAAGTTAAAAATTTCACGTTATTATTAGAAGGCTATAAGGCCTCAAAGCTTTCGGGAGGTAATATTTATTTAAAAATAGTAGGTGATGGTCCTGATGTAGATTTTATACAACAAAAAATACAAGAAATGGGGCTTAGCGAAACAGTAACGTTATATCCGTTTACCCCTGCTATACTTCCGTATGTAAAAAACGCCTTATATTTAACCTTAACAAGCAGGTACGAAGGTTTTCCTATGGTTTTAATTGAAGCACTTTCAGTGGGTACTCCGGTACTTTCCGTACATTGCGAAAGCGGGCCAGATGAAATCATAGTCAATAAAAACAACGGCTTATTGATTGAAAATCATTCGGTTGAAGCATTATCAGAAGCTATGAATACCTTAGCTTTTGATGAAGATCTATATAAAACCTGTAAAGAGAGTGCCCCAGAAAGTATTTCGCATCTAACCATGGATGCTATTGCTGAAAAATGGGCAACGGTATTAAAAAATAAACACCTTTAA